One Kosmotoga arenicorallina S304 genomic window carries:
- a CDS encoding M48 family metallopeptidase, protein MDIKIDKIVRTKRKTIALQITDDATLVVRAPFYVSDETIKRVVLRHKKWIERKKSEIQKRDPKFSKKEFVNGEGFLYLGKSFKLAIVDGQEVPLKLDDVFSLSKKYLPDAKQIFIKWYWQKAYEKISERVNLYAQRFGYMYNKVRITNAQKRWGSCSSKGNLNFSWRLVMAPLPVIDYVVIHELVHLEVKNHSREFWHKVKMLMPDYALHRLWLRENGYMLRL, encoded by the coding sequence ATGGACATCAAGATTGATAAAATAGTGCGAACAAAAAGAAAAACCATCGCTCTCCAGATTACGGACGATGCCACTTTGGTAGTCAGGGCACCTTTCTATGTTAGCGATGAAACTATAAAAAGGGTTGTTTTAAGGCATAAAAAATGGATTGAAAGAAAGAAAAGCGAAATCCAGAAAAGAGACCCAAAGTTTTCAAAAAAAGAATTTGTAAATGGTGAAGGCTTTTTATATCTGGGGAAATCCTTCAAGCTGGCAATAGTTGATGGGCAGGAGGTCCCTTTGAAACTCGACGATGTATTCAGCTTATCTAAAAAGTATCTGCCAGATGCGAAGCAAATATTTATAAAATGGTACTGGCAAAAAGCGTACGAAAAAATCTCCGAAAGGGTAAACCTGTATGCCCAAAGATTTGGTTACATGTATAACAAGGTAAGAATCACAAATGCTCAGAAAAGATGGGGATCATGTTCTTCTAAAGGGAATCTGAATTTTTCCTGGCGTCTGGTTATGGCACCATTGCCAGTAATAGACTATGTAGTTATCCACGAGCTCGTCCATCTCGAAGTAAAAAATCACTCAAGAGAGTTCTGGCATAAAGTAAAAATGCTAATGCCCGATTACGCACTTCATAGACTATGGTTGAGAGAAAACGGGTATATGTTGAGACTTTGA